One window from the genome of Epinephelus moara isolate mb chromosome 21, YSFRI_EMoa_1.0, whole genome shotgun sequence encodes:
- the aire gene encoding autoimmune regulator has translation MTRVEALRDINLRSLLRELRTDIAMAVDDPFPLVYGLVDKNIITDQLLKDTLEKEGREGIHKAMYSLLTWVLEQSRSTIQAFWSNLSKDYNLDSYPKLQMLLTNLHSRWDDAGSKAEKKSSGGHKTSHVKKRSHEDRETNSHSLHLKYHAKTSDGPGGKVRLYRVKSEAAAPQLTSGTSVQAVSSSVQIPAPLSSSSSSASLTELPVGLKSTEKIHIKQMLGSDGSGLKCIKVGAEFYSSGQSEEINGASMSKAVENMFHHEGETTTSMGQYNDDECAVCKDGGELICCDGCPRAFHLTCLDPPLTCIPSGSWQCEWCFGNRVKREKAQLPLQPLVAQPQQTNTSSSNSIIDVPFFSSLSSSSLTSVTASTNEPSGRNQCSGGELHSVREVCGVCHLGGGDLTPCLQCLQRFHTHCHFSKGRSICLSCSRPWGSSAEREAESSRGLQVCLHVHDQSSSVPEPVLHKDELDSILGDVSEPGSIDGILQWAFHNISRPLPDSQGCYQ, from the exons ATGACCAGAGTGGAAGCTTTAAGGGACATAAACCTTCGCTCCCTGCTGAGGGAGCTGCGGACCGATATTGCTATGGCTGTAGACGACCCTTTCCCTCTCGTCTACGGTTTGGTGGACAAGAACATCATCACTGACCAACTGCTGAAG GACACTCTAGAGAAGGAAGGCAGAGAAGGGATCCATAAGGCCATGTACTCCCTCCTGACCTGGGTCCTGGAGCAGAGCAGATCCACCATCCAGGCTTTCTGGAGCAACTTGTCCAAAGACTACAACCTGGACAGCTACCCCAAGCTACAGATGCTGCTCACAAACCTGCACTCCA gATGGGATGATGCGGGTTCCAAAGCTGAGAAGAAATCCTCTGGAGGCCACAAAACATCTCACGTCAAGAAAAGGAGCcatgaggacagagagacaaactCACACAGTCTGCATTTAAAGTATCATGCCAAGACAAGCGATGGACCAG GGGGTAAAGTGAGGCTGTACAGAGTGAAGAGTGAAGCTGCGGCCCCACAGCTAACATCTGGAACCA GTGTTCAGGCCGTGTCGTCTTCAGTCCAGATACCTGCCcctctgtcttcctcctcctcctctgcctccttaaCTGAGCTGCCAGTTGGCCtcaaatccacagagaagatcCACATCAAACAGATGCTTGGCTCAGATG GAAGTGGCTTAAAGTGCATTAAAGTCGGTGCAGAATTTTATTCCTCTGGTCAGTCAGAGGAGATAAATGGAGCATCCATGTCCAAAGCTGTTGAGAACATGTTTCACCATGAGGGGGAGACAACCACAAGCATG GGTCAATATAACGATGATGAGTGTGCAGTGTGTAAGGACGGAGGGGAGCTGATTTGTTGTGATGGCTGTCCTCGAGCTTTTCATCTGACCTGCTTGGATCCTCCACTTACATGTATACCAAG TGGCTCTTGGCAGTGTGAGTGGTGCTTTGGAAACAGAGTGAAAAGAGAGAAAGCCCAACTTCCTTTACAG CCGCTCGTTGCCCAGCcgcagcaaacaaacacaagctcCAGTAACTCCATCATAGACGTCCCCTTCTTCTCCTCGCTGTCATCCTCGTCTCTCACCAGCGTCACAGCTTCTACAAATGAGCCCAGTGGCAGAAACCAG TGTTCAGGTGGAGAGCTGCACAGTGTGAGGGAGGTGTGTGGTGTTTGTCACCTGGGAGGAGGAGACCTGACTCCCTGCCTCCAGTGTTTGCAGCGCTTCCACACACACTGCCACTTTTCCAA AGGGAGATCCATCTGCTTGTCCTGCTCCAGGCCCTGGGGCAGCTCTGCAGAGAGGGAGGCTGAATCATCTAGAGGCTTACAGGTGTGTCTGcacgt TCATGATCAGAGCTCCTCTGTCCCTGAGCCCGTCCTCCATAAAGATGAACTGGACTCCATCCTGGGAGATGTGAGTGAG CCGGGCTCCATCGACGGCATCTTGCAGTGGGCGTTCCACAACATCTCTCGACCTCTTCCAGACTCTCAGGGATGCTACCAGTGA